One genomic window of Elaeis guineensis isolate ETL-2024a chromosome 2, EG11, whole genome shotgun sequence includes the following:
- the LOC105059415 gene encoding glutathione S-transferase 3-like encodes MADKVVLLSSWASVFGLRVQIALAEKGVDYEFREEDLFDKSPLLLESNPVHKKVPVLIHNGKPICESSIIIQYIDEVWTKGPSLLPKDPLQRANARFWADFINQTIYPCSSRIWRNKGDVQSAAKKELIGILKQLEGELGERPFFGGETLGYVDIVLVPFSRWFYTYETFGGFSIEKECPKLMAWVRRCNEKESVSKVLPDPHKVYERNCGLKKRLGLE; translated from the exons ATGGCAGATAAGGTTGTTCTCCTTTCCTCCTGGGCCAGCGTATTCGGTCTCAGGGTGCAGATCGCATTGGCCGAGAAGGGAGTGGACTACGAGTTCAGGGAAGAGGACCTCTTTGACAAGAGCCCCTTACTCCTTGAATCAAACCCAGTTCATAAGAAAGTCCCGGTGCTGATCCACAATGGGAAGCCTATATGCGAATCCTCCATCATCATCCAATACATAGACGAGGTTTGGACAAAGGGCCCTTCACTTCTGCCCAAGGATCCTCTCCAACGTGCTAATGCAAGATTTTGGGCCGATTTTATCAACCAAACG ATATATCCATGCAGTTCGAGGATTTGGAGGAACAAAGGAGACGTTCAATCTGCGGCAAAGAAAGAACTTATAGGGATACTGAAGCAATTGGAAGGAGAGCTTGGAGAGAGACCTTTTTTTGGAGGGGAGACACTTGGCTATGTTGACATAGTCCTTGTGCCATTCTCCCGTTGGTTCTATACATACGAGACTTTTGGAGGATTCAGTATTGAGAAAGAGTGTCCCAAGCTGATGGCTTGGGTCAGGAGGTGTAATGAGAAGGAGAGTGTCTCCAAGGTTCTTCCTGACCCTCACAAGGTTTATGAGAGAAATTGTGGCCTTAAGAAGAGGCTGGGACTTGAATAG